One region of Skermanella mucosa genomic DNA includes:
- a CDS encoding tellurite resistance TerB family protein, which yields MADLTGILGTMLATGMAGRSRRGPAFSSSPFGMGGSGMGSGLGGGLGGLGGGMGGGGMRSAGMGGGMDIKHVAGLGALGYLAYKAFQERQTNMGSQGGGQGGGASPAGGSSSGGLGDMIGGIFGGGQRGGQGSQAGSGGGLGDRLAGMFGQQRQDTPQPADEPDAYPDVAMEDERALLLIRAMIAAANADGEITADERQRILGKLDEAGAGPDEKRVVERELASPMSTDALVREVRDPATAEQVYLASALAIEPDTQAERSYLQYLAARLNLDPQRAEQLHKVA from the coding sequence ATGGCTGATCTTACGGGTATTCTGGGCACGATGCTCGCCACGGGCATGGCCGGCCGAAGCCGCCGCGGTCCGGCCTTCTCGTCATCGCCGTTCGGCATGGGCGGAAGCGGCATGGGAAGCGGCCTCGGCGGAGGTCTCGGTGGCCTGGGGGGCGGCATGGGAGGCGGCGGCATGCGCTCGGCCGGAATGGGCGGCGGCATGGACATCAAGCATGTGGCCGGCCTGGGCGCCCTGGGATACCTGGCCTACAAGGCTTTCCAGGAGCGGCAGACGAACATGGGCAGCCAGGGGGGCGGCCAGGGCGGCGGGGCCTCGCCGGCCGGCGGATCGTCCTCCGGCGGGCTCGGCGACATGATCGGCGGCATCTTCGGCGGCGGGCAGCGCGGCGGCCAGGGAAGCCAGGCGGGCTCGGGCGGCGGCCTTGGCGACCGGCTGGCCGGGATGTTCGGCCAGCAGCGGCAGGACACCCCCCAGCCGGCGGACGAACCGGACGCCTATCCCGACGTCGCCATGGAGGACGAACGCGCGCTCCTGCTGATCCGCGCGATGATCGCCGCGGCGAACGCGGACGGCGAGATCACCGCCGACGAGCGCCAGCGGATCCTCGGGAAGCTCGACGAGGCCGGCGCCGGTCCCGATGAGAAGCGGGTCGTCGAACGCGAGCTGGCGTCCCCGATGTCCACGGACGCCCTGGTCCGCGAGGTCCGCGACCCCGCGACGGCCGAGCAGGTCTACCTGGCCTCGGCCCTGGCGATCGAGCCGGACACCCAGGCCGAACGGTCCTACCTGCAATATCTCGCGGCCCGCCTCAACCTGGACCCCCAGCGGGCGGAGCAGTTGCATAAGGTCGCCTGA
- a CDS encoding YihY/virulence factor BrkB family protein encodes MSDDSERSGQEAAHPAAISRAGWWVILKRVWNTSNDQALWVAAAGVAFFGFYTLIPTLALLVLSYGLLGGGTAVRSWIQELEAILPDEAMRAIFGNLVATARGSGDQFGWGLAGTVLMLLWSALFGMRALMAALNNAYGEVETRGFLALNGLALLLGLGASVLVVASIGILTAGPALVGALAEQSSRDPSLGPAWAMAASVGRWPLVGVIIVVALSVCYRVAPCRSSPKWRWVGWGAVVASALWMVISLVFSFYVREVAHYEMAFGLTGAVLTMMIWLYMLAYAVLFGAALNAETERWTILGTAAAPEPGAHGGRSS; translated from the coding sequence ATGTCTGACGATTCGGAACGGTCAGGACAGGAGGCCGCCCATCCCGCCGCGATCTCCCGTGCCGGCTGGTGGGTGATCCTGAAGCGGGTATGGAACACCTCGAACGACCAGGCGCTGTGGGTCGCCGCCGCCGGCGTCGCCTTCTTCGGCTTCTACACGCTGATCCCTACGCTGGCTCTTCTGGTGCTGAGTTACGGTCTGCTGGGCGGCGGCACCGCCGTCCGGTCCTGGATCCAGGAATTGGAGGCCATCCTGCCGGACGAGGCGATGAGGGCGATCTTCGGCAATCTGGTGGCGACCGCCCGCGGATCGGGCGACCAGTTCGGCTGGGGGCTGGCGGGCACCGTCCTGATGCTGCTGTGGAGCGCCCTGTTCGGCATGCGGGCGCTGATGGCCGCGCTCAACAATGCCTATGGCGAAGTGGAGACGCGGGGCTTCTTAGCCCTCAATGGACTGGCCCTGCTGCTGGGGCTCGGCGCCTCGGTGCTGGTGGTGGCGTCGATCGGCATCCTGACCGCCGGTCCCGCCCTGGTCGGCGCGCTGGCCGAGCAGTCGTCCCGGGATCCGTCCCTGGGGCCGGCCTGGGCGATGGCCGCGTCGGTCGGCCGATGGCCGCTGGTCGGCGTGATCATCGTCGTCGCGCTGTCGGTCTGCTACCGGGTGGCACCCTGCCGATCCTCCCCGAAATGGCGGTGGGTCGGCTGGGGCGCGGTCGTGGCCTCCGCCCTGTGGATGGTCATCTCGCTGGTGTTCTCGTTCTATGTCCGCGAGGTCGCCCATTACGAAATGGCGTTCGGGCTGACCGGCGCGGTGCTGACGATGATGATCTGGCTCTACATGCTGGCATACGCGGTGCTGTTCGGCGCCGCCCTCAACGCCGAGACCGAGCGCTGGACGATACTCGGCACCGCGGCGGCCCCGGAGCCCGGGGCTCACGGGGGGAGGTCGTCCTGA
- a CDS encoding ABC transporter permease, with product MTADRIRSALVTLYLVVFFGYLFLPLIIMTAATFNTSRFPTVAPWLGFTLDWFKVLWNDGAMWTALWTSFVIALGVIALAVPIGLAAALLLYRLTSRARTVLYAVMVSPLLTPGVIIGISTLVFWDRWLDVKGGIFLTVIAQSSFIAAYAMLLFMARLQRFDLTLEEAALDLGASHLQVFRRITLPYLMPAILSAAFIAFLQSFENYNTTIFVRGLDTTLTVYIASKVRTGLTPAVNALSVIMIGLTILGAFAYELARRREAARREAAVRRAIQADSALAAA from the coding sequence ATGACCGCCGACCGCATCCGCTCCGCCCTGGTGACGCTCTATCTCGTGGTGTTCTTCGGCTATCTGTTCCTGCCGCTGATCATCATGACCGCCGCGACTTTCAACACCAGCCGCTTCCCGACCGTGGCGCCGTGGCTGGGCTTCACGCTCGACTGGTTCAAGGTGCTGTGGAACGACGGCGCCATGTGGACAGCCCTGTGGACAAGTTTCGTGATAGCCCTGGGGGTTATCGCCCTGGCGGTGCCGATCGGATTGGCCGCGGCCCTGCTGCTGTACCGGCTGACGAGCCGGGCGCGCACGGTGCTCTATGCCGTCATGGTCTCGCCGCTGCTGACGCCCGGCGTGATCATCGGGATCTCGACGCTGGTGTTCTGGGACCGCTGGCTCGACGTCAAGGGCGGTATCTTCCTGACCGTGATCGCCCAGTCCAGCTTCATCGCGGCCTATGCCATGCTGCTGTTCATGGCCCGGCTCCAGCGGTTCGACCTGACGCTGGAGGAGGCGGCGCTCGACCTGGGGGCCAGCCATCTCCAGGTGTTCCGGCGGATCACCTTGCCGTACCTGATGCCGGCGATCCTGTCGGCCGCCTTCATCGCCTTCCTGCAGAGCTTCGAGAACTACAACACGACCATCTTCGTGCGCGGCCTGGACACCACGCTGACCGTCTATATCGCGTCGAAGGTCCGCACTGGCCTGACGCCGGCGGTCAACGCGCTGTCGGTCATCATGATCGGCCTGACCATCCTGGGCGCCTTCGCCTACGAACTGGCACGCCGGCGCGAGGCCGCCCGCCGGGAGGCCGCGGTGCGCCGGGCGATCCAGGCCGACTCGGCGCTGGCCGCTGCCTGA
- a CDS encoding HAD-IB family hydrolase — protein MSTGKTLPSPHPSPAHEPTGSGNGSPGDRRGIAFFDFDGTLVRGDSLLPFLSQIVGSRRARLSLARAVHGAIQLHATRRQLGDDIRTSTKAILLRQTLAGVPVAEAAAAAERLAGWTRWNRPVLDALKAHQDAGRRIVVATGALALYMPVLLRGLGVDDLLATGLEEEGGVLTGHMKGGNCVRAMKAQRVSAYLHHHGPFGETWGYGNRPSDVPMLALLNNKVIV, from the coding sequence GTGAGTACCGGCAAAACCCTTCCGTCGCCGCACCCATCCCCGGCGCATGAACCGACCGGGTCCGGAAACGGGTCTCCTGGCGATCGGCGGGGGATCGCCTTCTTCGATTTCGACGGAACGCTGGTCCGCGGCGACAGCCTGCTGCCGTTCCTGTCGCAGATCGTGGGCTCGCGCCGGGCGCGGCTGTCGCTGGCCCGGGCGGTGCATGGGGCGATCCAGCTCCACGCGACGAGGCGCCAGCTCGGCGACGATATCCGGACCTCTACCAAGGCGATCCTGCTGCGCCAGACGCTCGCCGGCGTCCCGGTGGCGGAGGCGGCGGCGGCAGCCGAACGGCTGGCCGGCTGGACGCGCTGGAACCGCCCCGTCCTGGATGCCCTGAAGGCGCACCAGGATGCCGGCCGCCGCATCGTGGTCGCGACGGGAGCGCTCGCCCTCTACATGCCGGTCCTGCTGCGCGGGCTGGGCGTAGACGATCTGCTGGCGACCGGGCTGGAGGAGGAGGGCGGCGTCCTGACCGGCCACATGAAGGGCGGCAACTGCGTGCGCGCGATGAAGGCCCAGCGGGTTTCCGCCTACCTGCACCACCACGGCCCGTTCGGCGAGACCTGGGGATACGGCAACCGGCCGAGCGACGTGCCGATGCTGGCGCTGCTGAACAACAAGGTGATCGTCTGA
- a CDS encoding DUF4142 domain-containing protein, with amino-acid sequence MSQTRFGALALAVFVVSGCSTPFGLSNLGGETSSLSAADRTFISQAAYGSLAEVELGEMAQQQASSPQVRDFGQRMVTEHTQMNEDLIQVASAKGVTPPSSPDPGRAAVADMLGELSGQEFDRQYVQQQLLDHQVSETLFENQAENGQDVELRQFARRYEPIIERHVEMLRRMASQRVSSN; translated from the coding sequence ATGTCCCAAACGCGCTTCGGTGCCCTGGCCCTGGCAGTTTTCGTCGTATCCGGCTGCTCCACGCCTTTCGGCCTGTCCAACCTCGGCGGCGAGACATCGTCGCTCAGCGCCGCCGACCGCACCTTCATCTCCCAGGCGGCCTACGGCAGCCTCGCCGAGGTCGAGCTGGGGGAGATGGCGCAGCAGCAGGCCTCCAGCCCGCAGGTCCGTGATTTCGGCCAAAGGATGGTGACCGAGCATACCCAGATGAACGAGGATCTGATCCAGGTCGCGTCGGCCAAGGGCGTCACGCCGCCCAGCTCGCCCGATCCCGGCCGCGCCGCCGTGGCCGACATGCTGGGCGAGCTGTCGGGCCAGGAATTCGACCGGCAATACGTCCAGCAGCAGCTCCTCGACCATCAGGTCTCGGAGACCCTGTTCGAGAACCAGGCCGAGAATGGGCAGGACGTCGAGTTGAGGCAGTTTGCCCGGCGCTACGAGCCAATCATCGAGCGGCACGTGGAGATGCTGCGCCGGATGGCCTCCCAGCGCGTCTCCTCGAACTGA
- a CDS encoding nucleoside hydrolase, translating to MTPSPKTPRPIIIDTDPGQDDAVAILLAFAAPEELSVLGITAVAGNVPLPLTEKNVRKICELAGRPDTPVYAGCARPMVRRGVTAEHVHGRTGLDGPDLPEPTMALRPGHGVDFLVETLMAAHDASVTLCMLGPLTNLGMALVKEPAIVTKIREVVLMGGGWRETGNITPAAEFNIHVDPHAAHNVFASGVPITMMPLDVTHKALTTRKRVDRFRALGTPVGTAVADLLGFFERFDEGKYGTDGAPLHDPCVIAWLLRPDLFKGRRVAVEIETGSERTMGMTVVDWWGVTARPANALVIDQIDADGFFDLLSERLSRFR from the coding sequence ATGACGCCCTCCCCGAAGACGCCGCGGCCGATCATCATCGATACCGATCCGGGGCAGGATGACGCGGTCGCCATCCTGCTCGCCTTCGCGGCTCCCGAGGAACTCTCCGTCCTGGGGATCACCGCGGTCGCCGGCAACGTGCCGCTGCCCCTGACGGAAAAGAACGTCCGGAAGATCTGCGAACTGGCGGGCAGGCCCGATACTCCCGTCTATGCCGGCTGCGCGCGGCCCATGGTGCGCCGGGGCGTCACGGCGGAGCATGTCCACGGCAGGACCGGCCTGGACGGCCCCGACCTGCCCGAGCCGACCATGGCCCTGCGGCCGGGACACGGCGTGGATTTCCTGGTCGAGACCCTGATGGCGGCGCACGACGCCTCGGTCACTCTGTGCATGCTGGGCCCGCTGACCAACCTGGGCATGGCGCTGGTCAAGGAGCCGGCGATCGTCACCAAGATCCGCGAGGTCGTGCTGATGGGCGGCGGCTGGCGGGAGACCGGCAACATCACCCCGGCGGCCGAATTCAACATCCATGTCGATCCCCACGCCGCGCACAATGTGTTCGCGTCGGGCGTGCCGATCACCATGATGCCGCTGGACGTGACCCACAAGGCGCTGACGACCCGCAAGCGGGTGGATCGCTTCCGGGCGCTGGGCACGCCGGTGGGAACGGCGGTGGCCGATCTGCTGGGCTTTTTCGAACGGTTCGACGAGGGCAAGTACGGGACCGACGGCGCCCCCCTGCACGACCCCTGCGTGATCGCCTGGCTGCTGCGGCCCGACCTGTTCAAGGGCCGCCGAGTCGCCGTGGAGATCGAGACCGGGTCGGAGCGGACCATGGGCATGACCGTGGTCGACTGGTGGGGCGTGACCGCCAGGCCGGCCAACGCCCTGGTGATCGACCAGATCGATGCCGACGGTTTCTTCGACCTGCTGAGCGAACGGCTTTCCCGTTTCCGGTGA
- a CDS encoding response regulator, whose amino-acid sequence MRILIVEDEAIIALCIGMTLQEAGHEVMGPVATLDECMKLAERTMPELALVDINLEAAGSGVDVAREMLERWGVMSIFVSAQEVVARRSRDAAVGYLNKPFDTRTLLESVEVAELLQQGSTPTRVPNGLELFVETEGEQQQEPWQAALERAQVPRAQ is encoded by the coding sequence ATGCGTATTCTCATCGTCGAGGACGAAGCGATCATCGCCCTTTGCATCGGAATGACGCTGCAGGAGGCCGGGCACGAGGTCATGGGACCGGTGGCGACGCTGGACGAATGCATGAAGCTGGCGGAGCGGACCATGCCGGAACTGGCGCTGGTGGACATCAATCTGGAAGCGGCGGGGAGCGGCGTCGACGTGGCACGCGAGATGCTGGAACGCTGGGGCGTGATGTCGATCTTCGTGAGCGCCCAGGAAGTCGTCGCCAGGCGTAGCCGGGACGCGGCCGTCGGCTACCTGAACAAGCCGTTCGACACGCGGACGCTGCTGGAAAGCGTCGAGGTCGCGGAGCTTCTCCAGCAGGGCTCCACGCCGACCAGGGTGCCGAACGGGCTGGAGCTATTCGTCGAGACCGAGGGCGAGCAACAACAGGAGCCCTGGCAGGCCGCCCTGGAGCGGGCGCAGGTTCCACGAGCGCAATAA